In the Castor canadensis chromosome 1, mCasCan1.hap1v2, whole genome shotgun sequence genome, aagaagagATCTCATGCCAAGCTCACTGTCCACACTGCTCATCTTGGTGCTTAGTCTATGTTGTGTCACTTCTTACTTTAGACTTTGATCTGcatattaaaaattcttaaatagaCAGAACCACAATATCATATCATATGTGTCATTATTTAAGAcatcaaaagttaaaaacaaagctTAATGTCCTTTAATTCATGTTGAGTTGATTCTTTATACTGCAAAGAAATTGAACTAGTAATGGAGACCTCAAGTCACATTCCTGCTTTGTTCATTTTATCAGCCAAACCTCTTGCTTGGAAAATGAGGCTAATAAAACATGCCATGTCTTCCTTACCAGGAATGATGATATTGTAGAGGTGaactaaaatgttaaatgaaacaaTGCATGAAGTGCTTTACAAACTGGAAATTTGCATGGAGGCTTCTTTCATTACAATCAACTAAGACAAGAAATACCTTACACAAGATCAAGTACAAAAGTAGGCACTAGTGGGTGTTCTGTACAAAAGCACATTTAAGGTATTTCCTTTTATTCAGACAatgtctcactaggtagcccaggctgaccttggacttgCCATCTCCTGCCCTAGTCTCTTGAGTctcttatattaattttataaaataatgagtttccaccataagaaggggatgaagatagaaagaagaaaatagaagaaatggaCCATTTccggttataatacatatatacatggaaatgtcataaggaaattccctgtgtagttatcttaaacaaacaaaaatgtcattttttaaaatttcacaaaacaggagggcaggaggatggaacagtCCTGCCTGGAgagaggggttggtaccagtgggagggggaggaggtggggaaaggcatgggaaggtgaatataccgcaaatactgtgtacacatgtgtgtaaatggaaaagtgagacctgtttaaactattccaggaatggggggtgtGACTACAggtacgatatatttgatatactataagaacttttgtaaatgccacaatgtatccacactcagcacaacagtaaaaaaaaaataaacggGTTTCATtaggacattttcatacatgtactttgattatgttccccttatttctttttttctactgacatattttaattctaaattttCTGTTAATTTACATCTGCCCTTTAGGTCTCCTACTAGATTCTGGCTATCTATGAACAAAGACTGTTTCCATAGATTACAATACATGACAATAATCATCATTTGACCTTCTCTGACTTAGAAATGTATCAATGTTATATAGCTCAACCTAATAAGGCTTAATATTTTAATGCAATGTCTGGCTCAACTAGATGTTACTTGAAAATAAAGCTCcttctaaaataattattcttcaaCAAGAATAGGTAAATGTGGCCAGGAATGGTGGAGCACAACTATAATCTCAGGtactcaagaagcagagctaAGCAAAgtctgaggtcagcttgggcaaaaatatgagaactTACCTATAAAAtaagctaaaaagcaaaaggattggggacatggctcaagtgatatagcacttatctagcaagtaCAAAGACCTAATTTCAgctcccagtaccaaaaaaaaaaaaaaggtaaatgtgTTAAAAGTATGAGAAATCTGTAGTTGCTGAccatttgtttgttcttttttttcatccAGGTTTCTGggatatatatatgcaaataaaacataaaaggagAAGGAACTCTAACCTGGCTATGAATTTGGGAGAAAGATTACTGAACATACAAAGGGAAATGTAAACTGCTGGATAGTTCTCAAGAATGATGCCCCTTTGCCACAATGTAGTTAATATTTCCTGTGTGAAAAGCAACTGGACGAGAGATGTCCGGGCATCCCTGTACAGTTTAATGGTGCTCATAATTCTGACCAATCTTCTTGGCAATCTGATAGTTATTTCTGTATCACACTTCAAGCAACTTCATACCCTTGCAAACTGGCTCATCCATTCCATGGCCACTGTGGACTTTCTGCTTGGGTGCCTGGTCATGCCTATAGCATGGTGCGATCTATTGagcactgttgacattttggagaaattttctgTAAAATTCACACCAGCATGGACATCATGCTGATCTCAGCATCCATTTTCCACTTGTCCTTCATTTCTATTGACCGCTACTATGCTGTGTGTGACCACTGAGATACAAAGCCAAGGTCAGTatcttggttatttttgtgatgatCTTCATTAGTTGGAGTGTCCCTGATGTCTTTGCATTTGGAGTGATCTTTCTGGAGCTGAATTTGAAAGGAGTCGAAGAGATGTACTACAAACACATTTGCTGAGTCAGAGGCTGCTCTGTCTTCTTTAGTAAAATATCTGGGGTATTGGCGTTTATGACTTCTTTTTACATACCTGGGTCCATTATGCTATGTCTCTATTATAGAATATATTTCATAGCTAAAGGGCAGCAAGATCAATTAGTGATACAAATCAGAAGCTTCACATTGCATTAGAAGAGAAAAACGGAATTtcacaaagcaaagaaaggaaagctGCGAAGACATTAGGGATTATAATGGGAGTTTTCCTAATATGCTGGTGCCCTTTCTTTGTCTGCACAGTCATGGATCCTTTCCTGGACAACATCATTCCACCTTCTTTGAATGATGCCTTAATTTGGTTTGGGTACCTGAACTCTACTTTTAATCCAATGgtttatgcattttttaaatccatggtTCAGAAAAGCACTGAAGATGATTCTATTAGGTAAAATTTTCCAAAAAGATTCATCTAGGTATACACTATTTTTAGAATCAAATCCATAAAACTTGTATTTTACTGTTTTATAAAACAGCTGGTGATCATATTTATGAAAACATAACCAACCACATACACCAACTTTATGTGTTTTTCATCAATTATTTGAGTCAAAGTGTGCATGGTGGTTAAATTATGATGTTTATAAATCATGCCATATTTGAGACACAGTAGGTATGATGTTTGCCATTCTTACTATACATGCTGAAGCGTTGAAAATCCAGCATTAAGGGTctatattttaaagtgtttccTGCCCTTGGATGAACTGCCACGAGTTGACAGTGGTACTTTACCTATCTGTTCAAAGGTGGAAACAATAAGACTGCATTTGGGGATGCAAAATAGAATGGTTTTGTCTTATAGATACATGTGACATGTGGCCTTCTATGTCTGTGGGCTCTATATCTGTGGATTCAAGAAATCTTGGatcaaaatattcagaaataaaaaaattgcatctgtattgaACATATAGACGTTTAttacttgtcattattccctagtCAATTCAATATGACAACTATTTCTACAGCATTTATATTGCATTAAGTATTGTAAGtgatctagagatgacttaaaggaTGTACCTAGGTTATGTGCAAATGCTATGCAGTATTATGTGAGACTTGAGCATCCGGTGTGTTTTGTGTCTGTGGAAGAGTTCCTGCCATCAACCCCCTGAGAACACTGAAGAAAAGCTGCAGGCATGTCTTTCTGTAAAATCAGTTAAGAGTACACattattattactaattatttataaataattttctatttatattcttAATAATATGCAGTCCAATCATTACACATCttgcttttcatctttttaaaatagtgtttttttctggttctcatacttgtaaaaattttgaaaaataaaggaaactataaaaataaaatatataaaaccaaaattaaaagacATTATTCATAACACACTTTCTGGAAAgagttaaataatttaaaattcttaaaaatatcatttttgaaGGTTGAATATTGTTACTTTGTGTAAAGGAACAGTATTTCTTTTCCTGTCATCTATCACTTTAGTTGTTACTAATTCCTCCTAAAAAAATAATAGATAGTAAAAGAAGTTTCTGTTACCTGATGCTGATGCCATGAAAATGTCTGAAAgaatttcatcatatttttaagttatacCTTGCATAGTAGACTCAAAACATAGGCTATGTGGAATAAAACACATTCACTGCCCTGGCCCCCAAGGTACACAGAAAGAGAAGTAGTTATCCATCAAAACAACATGAGCAGTGACAAGATGTATAATCAGAATAGACAAGTCATGCCTATTAAAATGACATCTACCAGAAGAAAAAAGGAGCGAATTCTGGTTCCCAATAAGATACCCTAGCAGGAAGTGGGCACACAATCTGAATTACATGCGTGGATTTGCAATTAGGATGTTTCTTGTAGTAGTTTGTTGCAGGTTAAGTAACACCAGGCATTTGGGTTTGTCTAATAATAGTAACTTATACTCCAGAGCAAATTAGGGTAAGATAGCTAGAtttaaatgaaactaaaatgcATACTTCTGCTATGTTTGCAAATCTGATAATTGTCTGAGGATATGTTAAACCCTTCCATCTGTTAGTCTGTTTAAGGACTAATTTTAACTAATTGACTTATCTCGATTTTGTTCCAGTATACTTTGAAAAACAGCATAGGTGACCTTTTAAATTTAGTATATAGTAAGACAAGTTCTCCCTAGTCACTTAGTTTAAAGCACTACTTGGAATTTTATTCACTTGTGagactagtttttcttttttttctggcagtactctggtttgagctcagggcctcacacttgctgggcaggtgctctacctcttgagtcactcaaCTAGCCTTGttgtttgtgttaggtatttttcagatagggtctcaagaactaagtccaggctggcttcgaactgtgaacgtcctgatctctgcctcctgagtagccatgattacaggcgtgagccatgagcacctggcacagttttaaatttttaaaagaagacaagtATTTAAGTTTTATACTTTACAgcaagtttttgtgtttttttcatttattaccaTATATTCTTCTAAGATTGTTGTAGTtgttaaataaatctcttttaaaCCATTATATCTTTATTGTAACAATTCTTGCTGgtataaaataaagttaatattAGATTTTCAATGATTTGTTGGGCTTTCATTATAGATAATCATTTTATCTTCAATGATAAATTCCATCTCCTTTCCAGCAATTACAATTCTTACATTCCttattctttttcagattttctagAAAAGTATTGATAATGAAGATAAGAATCATCTTTGTTTTATATCTATTTGAAATTACTACTGACATTTTAATATAGATACTGCATTTTTCTTGGAACAAGTTTACAGCTCAGATAATTCTACACTTTTCACTTAGTGATGAAACCCttattgcctttctttcttttcaggctCTGTTTTTAATACTCATTACAAAAGATAACTGAAtctttccacaaaacagaaagaaacacttGTTTTGTCTTTGCACATTCCCAGCTTTTCGGTAGCTTTCATTTCCCATGCAGAAGGTAGTTTTGCATTGATGGAGAAGACAAATTTGAGGGGAGATACCTTGGGTTTACATTGTGGCTTTAATATTTAATCACCTATTATTCAGACAGAGTTACTTAGAAAGCTCTAAACCTTAGTTTCTGCACACAGCCATGTTGATAAAGGCAGATACtacatattactttttttttaaaaggtcatgTAGAATCATAGCATCCTCTTTCCTAATAAATGTCACAATTACAATTAtgtaaaagaaaggaggaagatttATTCCAACATTATTTTTACTATGTGATATTATTGTATGTTTGAAAGACTGtggggacttttttcttttcaaaaaacatccccccacccagcacaacaataaaaaaattattaaaaatgtatatacacatgcatataaaataatttatacaaataattataaatttatttctaattttatttgaattttatgaatgATAAAAGTATATAACTACTAAATAAATTGACATCTTTCTATAAGACCACCTCTCCAATGAACTTGATTGAAAACTAGAGTGCACTAGTGGAGAGCAAAGTCTGGAAGCACTTGGTGTAGAGAAACATCAAACCACACAAGTATGGTTCAGATACGAGCTCTCCTCACAGTTCCTGTGATTTCTCCCCTTTGTGCCTAATTTGTTCCATATTACCTGAAATGCTTCCTCCCCACACCCAAAATTTAACCGAAtgatatttactcattttttggAATATAGGAAAGAGTGGTATTAGCAAGGCAAAAGTGGTGAAGTGGGAAGTTTGGGTAAGGACTGACTGCATGGAAGCTGCCAGGGGTAGGGTTTTATCCAATAGGGTGAGGTTGCTCAGTGgcaagaaactg is a window encoding:
- the Taar1 gene encoding LOW QUALITY PROTEIN: trace amine-associated receptor 1 (The sequence of the model RefSeq protein was modified relative to this genomic sequence to represent the inferred CDS: inserted 3 bases in 3 codons; deleted 1 base in 1 codon; substituted 2 bases at 2 genomic stop codons) translates to MMPLCHNVVNISCVKSNWTRDVRASLYSLMVLIILTNLLGNLIVISVSHFKQLHTLANWLIHSMATVDFLLGCLVMXYSMVRSIEHCXHFGEIFCKIHTSMDIMLISASIFHLSFISIDRYYAVCXPLRYKAKVSILVIFVMIFISWSVPDVFAFGVIFLELNLKGVEEMYYKHICXVRGCSVFFSKISGVLAFMTSFYIPGSIMLCLYYRIYFIAKXAARSISDTNQKLHIALEEKNGISQSKERKAAKTLGIIMGVFLICWCPFFVCTVMDPFLDNIIPPSLNDALIWFGYLNSTFNPMVYAFFNPWFRKALKMILLGKIFQKDSSRYTLFLESNP